aatatcaCAATGCATCTTatgatataatttatgtatGTTCCCTATGCTTTAAAACTACAGGATGTTGGTGCTACACTGGTTATTTGCCAATGGGGATTCGATGATGAGGCAAACCATCTGTTGATGCACAGGAATTTACCTGCTGTCAGATGGGTCGGCGGTGTTGAATTGGAACTTATTGCAATAGCCACAGGTATGACATTTCACCAAGCATTCACTTCTAATGGTTGAATCCATTGTGTGGAGCTGATAGAGTACTTTTGTTTATGTAGGCGGCAGAATTGTTCCAAGATTCCAGGAGTTGACCCCAGAGAAGCTAGGGAAGGTACTATTTACTTTCAGTTAGTGTTGCCCATAAAATGAGTGGaatgtttaatatgttttaatcaGAGTATTGAATCCCACTCTTATGCATGTTGTTAGGCTGGCATGGTCCGTGAAAAATCATTTGGCACAACAAAAGAACGAATGCTGTATATTGAGCACTGTGCGAACTCAAAAGCTGTCACTATTTTCATCCGTGGAGGTACTCGTAGccctttttgtttgtttgttaacaGCGTTGAATTTTAAGTAGCTGAATAAGCTATAAACATTGATGTACTGAGTTAATATGCTTCAAATGGTGGACAAAAGTATTGTTCCAATTGATTAACAATTCATTATGGGATATGGTTTAGGTAACAAAATGATGATAGAAGAAACGAAGCGTAGTATCCACGACGCTCTGTGTGTGGCAAGGAATCTCATCCGCAATAATTCAATTGTATATGGAGGTGGTGCAGCTGAAATCACATGCTCACTTGCAGTTGATGCAGCTGCTGATAAATACCCTGGCGTCGAGCAGGTAAGAGACCATCTTTACTCTTCTCTTTGATTCATTATTTCACAAATCTTAACGCCGAAGACCTATTACTTACAAACACTTCCGTCTATGCAGTATGCAATAAGGGCATTCGCAGAAGCATTGGACTCTGTCCCTATGGCTCTTGCGGAGAACAGTGGACTACAGCCCATTGAGACACTCTCTGCGGTTAAATCTCAGCAAATTAAGGTAAGCGACTTGGTTATCTATTGTGCCATCGGTTTGTTTGGTCATTGACTGAAAGAAACTTGACATTAGTGGGTGTATTGTATGATGAACAGGAGAATATTCCTTTCTATGGGATAGATTGCAACGACGTGGGAACAAACGATATGAGGGAGCAAAATGTGTTTGAAACATTGATAGGGAAGCAGCAGCAGATATTGCTCGCAACACAAGTcgttaaaatgattctaaagaTCGACGATGTCATCTCTAATTCTGAATACTGATGATGTACTGCTGCAACCTTTGTACTTCTTCCCTTTTGCCTCTTTTGTTTGCTTTTTCTATTAGCTTTTGATACTATTCAACCATTTTTTTCCTCTCTTGTAAGCTTTTATTTTAAGATCATCCTCATTTGTGTTcctgattttgatttttattccaCCTTTTCGACATCTtatatttcttcattttttcttctgtttattttattatctaGGAGACTAGAGCCTCTTCGGGACCCATTGAGAGTTCTCTAATATCACAAAACTTTCGTACTGTCATTACAAACTTAAAAGTCAGACGCAAAAGGCGCAAAACTGTTCTTAAGTCCTGGAACAAATGTTCATGACAAAACCACCTGTAATAACGTACTGAGTCCTAATTAAATATTCTAGGACTATGAAACCGAAGAACTAGATGAAAAGAGGCTGAGACATTATTCAGGATATACAAGAGGACACCTATATCATTCTCTTCTTACGGGGTCGACAAAGAATGGGAAgaatagggaaaaagagcaatTTGTGTGTGTTATGTTGTGTAGTTTCATGTGGGAGAGGCCTAAGAGATATCAAATCACCCGTCTCTTGTTACAAGATGGAAGCTAGGAGCCACAGATGCAATAAGAGACTGTATACCATAACGCCAAGCCTTGCTTGTGGACGGCTCATTAATACTCTTCCACCTGAGACCCTGCATTGCACACAAATCAAACACCACACTCAATAACATGAACAAAAACTCAGGAGCCCTTTCAAATCAGTTTTGTTATGACTTGAGTGTTTACCATATTCCATCGACACGATCTGCTATCATCTTTCCTTGCGTTGGAATCAGACCAGACATGTTGAGAGACTTGAAAACATGTCCTGCcaaagaaaaatacattttgtttattaagatgagtgAGCTTAGAGGCTCAAGGTCATACTTTTAGCAATATACGAGATATAGATACGTAGACGCCTCAGTTCTGACCTTTATCTTCATCTGCTTCGTTGTGGTTCATCAGATGCTCGGACTCTGAATCTATGTTGATTGCAAGATGATCCGTTGATGCTTTCCTCACCATTCTCACTTGCGCTGCTGTAGGCACCGctgatattgatttttttccCTGAGCACAAAACATTTCCAACCcaaattttaagataaaaaaaaaagagacctTAGCTAACTCACTGCttctaaatattcaaaataacaatatCTAGTTCATAACTTAGCTGCAGATATAGTAAAAAATAGATGGCATCCACAAGGGTCAATAATAAGCTGAGATAACacaagataaatttttttttaccttgtcCTCAATCTCAGATATCTCTGAGGAAGAAGATGCTCTTGGTGCTTCAAAGATGCTCCTTTCATGAACAACAACATCAGGCTGAATGGCTTTGCTTTGAAGTTTATCCTCAAACTCTTTGATTTTGAGTGATAATTTCTCCACAAGTTTGTCACTGCTGACTAACTTTAGACCAAGTTCTTGTGCCTTTGATTTTGAACTCTCTGACTCTAGTATAAGGGAAGCTATTTTTATCTCTAGTGCTTGTAAGAGTTTCCATGACTCAGAGAAGTCTAGGTCTTCAACAGGATCATTACCCAGCAGTTTCTCCAAGCCAGATATAACCTTGGACAATTCTTTATTTGCCTTCACTAGCTCTTGCTCGGTTGTGCTATTTGCTTCAGCTGTCTCCTTTAAACCTTGAATTTCAAGATCCTTTGCTGCCAAGGTGGAGTTGAGTTCTTTTTGTCCATATGATATCTGATGCTGCATCTTAGTAACACTATCAACAACCGCGAATAGCTTCTTTACATCATATACACTCTGTGGATCTAACTCATTGACCTGATCTACTGAAGGCATCTCAATACCATTTATCTTGTCAAAAAGGGCACGTATATCAGATGCTGGAATTAGGTTTTCCTTTGCTTCTGCAACTCGAAGAAACAATTTTAGTAAAGTGGTAAGGAACTGAGAGAgaggacaaaagaaaagaaaaaaatatatatataccttgctCTTGCACTTGcagtttattatataatgtaGAAAGCTCCACCTCTTTTTCATGCCATTTCTCTTCTTCGGCTTTGAGATTTTCCAACTGAAGTTTCAGATCTTTGCAAAGCGCTTCCGTAGATTCCACCTTGGCCTCGGAACTTGAAACCTTAGTTTGGTTTACATCTCTTTCTAACACAACCTTTTCTAAAGCGGTAGATGTTTCTTTTAGTCTGTCCTCCATATCTCGGATGAGAACAGCAGCTGCATTACTTGTTCTCTCAAAGAGCTTAAGAGTAGTGCATGCCTTCTCCGCGGCACAAGATAGTTCTTTCGCTCTCCGGGACCATTCACTTACATCAAGAAGCTCTTGTGGATGTTCGGCTGATTCAGTCTCAGCACCGTTGTAATTTTCTTGGAACTGAACCAACTCTAGAAGGTCGTTTTTCACTTCCAACTGCAGTTCGCTGGCAGCCTCGCTGCATACAGACATCAAAGATGACAAGTCTGTTTCTAATGCAGCTATAGTGTTTTCCTTTTCGCGGAGAATATCTTCAGCACTCCTCACCTGTTCTTGCAGGGACTCGTTATGACCCATGACGTTTATCACATCAGCCCTTGCTGCTGTCATGTTGTCCATCAAAGCCGCAATGAGTGTGTCAATGGAAGTTGAGAAAACCTCGAAGTTTTTCTCGAGTGTTTTGTTTCTCAGCTTGATCCCCTCTGTGATCTTCCTAAGGGATGATGAAATTTCGTCTTCATCAGGTGTATTCTCTTGGCTATTCTCCAGCTCTGTATCCACTGAATCATCAAGACCACTCAACAAGGATTTTGCCACAGTAGAATCATCCTGGAAATAAACAGCGCCAAGAGAATATCATTATCATAAATTCGTCAAGAGAAGATCCATAAAGTGTGGTCAATCTGTATACATGTGCACATGCTGGATAGATGTATGcgctattaaaaaaatgatttacagAATAGTATTCATCATTCTTACATCCGATTAATTAATTTCTACAGAGAACATATTCTGGCTAGAGTGTGCATCCTTGTAAACAACACattggagatttctataaaataaagcATTGACAAAAATCGGTTATGGCCAaaacgattttcttaaaatctgatcTATGCAATTTAAATCGATCTAAATTGGTCTTTAATCAAACAACAATGTTAGTGCAAATTCATAAATTTGActaatctcattttttttttgtatatcaaAACTTtagaatttatcaaaataattttataattagaacaaaaaactaaaatatctaacataaatgtaaaatataaaaaatatatatcaatattctTTAAACCATGCCCTCATAATCCGTATAGTTGCTAGTCCTCTATAAAGCCCCTAGTTACCATCTAgctatttcttgaacattgaaaTAAAGCATGTTTGAAACCAATAAAAAAGTGCAAAAAGGAATGATGAAGGTAAGCAGTAAACTGATATGTAAAAAGTCGGTAAACAATAGAAGGATTGATATGGTAAGGTTCAAGAATACTCTTACCTCTGTAACGTTTTCCATTTCCCCAGCCAATCCCTTCTCACCAAAATTTATCATGATATCTCTGGCAATGACATCAATGTCTCCAAGGCTCCTAAATTTCCTTTCAAGAAACTCATTCACCCTGGAAATCACCCCTCCATCCTTCAGAACCATCTGGAGATTATCAAGATGAGCAATAACCTCCATAGATTTGCTCTGTgagtttccatttgatccagCCAACTCTTCCATGCACACATTAAGTTTACTACTCAGAGTTGATTTCTCCACTTCAGCTTTCACCATTTCTCCTTGTAAGACAGAAAGGCTATTCTCCGCCTTCATCAGTGCCTCTTCCAGGGATCCTATTGTCAAGGAAGCCTCAGCCATCTTGCTACGCTCTAACTCTAACTCATTCTTCAAATTTGTAGTCAGAGCTTTGTCATCTTCAATTTGTTTGGACAGTGAATCCATGTTGCTTTCGGTCTGAGTAAGTGTATCTTTAAGTGATTGTATGGTGCTATTTGCTTCTGTTAATTTGTTGTTCACCTTCTCACGCTCCATCTCTGCAGTAGCAGTACTGCTTTGAGCCTCTTCCTTTTCACTGATGATATCAGATATATTTCTTTCAGCCTGCTTAAGTGCAGCTTCAAGTGTATTCCTAATTGCACAAGCTTCATCCAGCTCGCTAGACAGAGAGGAGGCTTCTCCAACTGCTTTCTGCAGCTCAAGTTCTACAAGCTCCTTGGCAGCTTGAACTTGTCTATTCTCCTCAGCGAGTCGATCTATGTTACCCTCTGCAGCAGACAAGGCATCCTCAACCAACTTCAAGGCTGTGTGGGCTTCTGCTAACTTACTAGCTAATgtatttgcttcttcttttacCTTTTCTAGCTCTTCTTGTTCCTCTACTCTAGCTTCCTGCACTTCCTTGAAGTACCCAACAAGTCTGTCAATCTTTTCTGAAGAATCCTCAGTTGCTAAATCAACAGGGATGCTCATCACTTTCTGCAACAAGGTGTCATTCAGCGATAAAGACTGCTTAAGTTCATCTCTTTCGTCTTTAACAGCAACAAGCTCATCC
The window above is part of the Brassica napus cultivar Da-Ae chromosome C3, Da-Ae, whole genome shotgun sequence genome. Proteins encoded here:
- the LOC106361758 gene encoding trans-Golgi network-localized SYP41-interacting protein 1 isoform X2: MHENDDPPSDSVADENVNDDDDPPQDSAESVAADGIENDDETNEQELDPDQGTAFVDSKEDMFVDAPEELNFDTPSKEALTTDDDNNKEEEDREKELVALQEQFNLSTGEKNDSKVEKIQHDDALKELQGIIIKKDEEIAHLTTKISELSSSSQDEEEQQLVAATDRILLSLSNVFGQEEPQLGSFVSEKITNLENGVAFLSAKYTEFYYGADQLRKCLSSDDADLRFQEDFGSALGGACSELLELKEKEASLHERLTHLEDENRKLVEGMSKDREMIESMRTELEQEKTRCVNTKEKLSMAVTKGKALVQNRDALKHQISEKTTELENRLAELQEKTVALETCELLKGQLEQSLAEMADELHDKSVSLEACEVAKREVEQSLDEKAKELEECLMKLQALDESELIKGELVKSEAMVASYQEVASSKSSIIENIETILSHINDSSEDIIEKVRSLVEEREELQNVSQEYNRLKDMNFSIDLPEEISESTLEARLTWLSESFLHSKDEVSALQNQIERLSTSLSAEMEEKSSIREELDDITLRFKALEETAERDSLEREETVRRLVETSGLMMTEGVEHHALLVDRSLDQIEKKLRDSSESTYGNEELFERLQSLLYASGLELSLCKEMLGEDSLQVSNLSNELASVKEEKIALETDLERSEEKSALLKDKLSMAIKKGKGLVQDREKLKAQLDEKNSEIEKLMLELQELTGTVDSYKNQISALSGDLERTNELEDELVAVKDERDELKQSLSLNDTLLQKVMSIPVDLATEDSSEKIDRLVGYFKEVQEARVEEQEELEKVKEEANTLASKLAEAHTALKLVEDALSAAEGNIDRLAEENRQVQAAKELVELELQKAVGEASSLSSELDEACAIRNTLEAALKQAERNISDIISEKEEAQSSTATAEMEREKVNNKLTEANSTIQSLKDTLTQTESNMDSLSKQIEDDKALTTNLKNELELERSKMAEASLTIGSLEEALMKAENSLSVLQGEMVKAEVEKSTLSSKLNVCMEELAGSNGNSQSKSMEVIAHLDNLQMVLKDGGVISRVNEFLERKFRSLGDIDVIARDIMINFGEKGLAGEMENVTEDDSTVAKSLLSGLDDSVDTELENSQENTPDEDEISSSLRKITEGIKLRNKTLEKNFEVFSTSIDTLIAALMDNMTAARADVINVMGHNESLQEQVRSAEDILREKENTIAALETDLSSLMSVCSEAASELQLEVKNDLLELVQFQENYNGAETESAEHPQELLDVSEWSRRAKELSCAAEKACTTLKLFERTSNAAAVLIRDMEDRLKETSTALEKVVLERDVNQTKVSSSEAKVESTEALCKDLKLQLENLKAEEEKWHEKEVELSTLYNKLQVQEQEAKENLIPASDIRALFDKINGIEMPSVDQVNELDPQSVYDVKKLFAVVDSVTKMQHQISYGQKELNSTLAAKDLEIQGLKETAEANSTTEQELVKANKELSKVISGLEKLLGNDPVEDLDFSESWKLLQALEIKIASLILESESSKSKAQELGLKLVSSDKLVEKLSLKIKEFEDKLQSKAIQPDVVVHERSIFEAPRASSSSEISEIEDKGKKSISAVPTAAQVRMVRKASTDHLAINIDSESEHLMNHNEADEDKGHVFKSLNMSGLIPTQGKMIADRVDGIWVSGGRVLMSRPQARLGVMVYSLLLHLWLLASIL
- the LOC106361758 gene encoding trans-Golgi network-localized SYP41-interacting protein 1 isoform X1, with amino-acid sequence MHENDDPPSDSVADENVNDDDDPPQDSAESVAADGIENDDETNEQELDPDQGTAFVDSKEDMFVDAPEELNFDTPSKEALTTDDDNNNEKEEEDREKELVALQEQFNLSTGEKNDSKVEKIQHDDALKELQGIIIKKDEEIAHLTTKISELSSSSQDEEEQQLVAATDRILLSLSNVFGQEEPQLGSFVSEKITNLENGVAFLSAKYTEFYYGADQLRKCLSSDDADLRFQEDFGSALGGACSELLELKEKEASLHERLTHLEDENRKLVEGMSKDREMIESMRTELEQEKTRCVNTKEKLSMAVTKGKALVQNRDALKHQISEKTTELENRLAELQEKTVALETCELLKGQLEQSLAEMADELHDKSVSLEACEVAKREVEQSLDEKAKELEECLMKLQALDESELIKGELVKSEAMVASYQEVASSKSSIIENIETILSHINDSSEDIIEKVRSLVEEREELQNVSQEYNRLKDMNFSIDLPEEISESTLEARLTWLSESFLHSKDEVSALQNQIERLSTSLSAEMEEKSSIREELDDITLRFKALEETAERDSLEREETVRRLVETSGLMMTEGVEHHALLVDRSLDQIEKKLRDSSESTYGNEELFERLQSLLYASGLELSLCKEMLGEDSLQVSNLSNELASVKEEKIALETDLERSEEKSALLKDKLSMAIKKGKGLVQDREKLKAQLDEKNSEIEKLMLELQELTGTVDSYKNQISALSGDLERTNELEDELVAVKDERDELKQSLSLNDTLLQKVMSIPVDLATEDSSEKIDRLVGYFKEVQEARVEEQEELEKVKEEANTLASKLAEAHTALKLVEDALSAAEGNIDRLAEENRQVQAAKELVELELQKAVGEASSLSSELDEACAIRNTLEAALKQAERNISDIISEKEEAQSSTATAEMEREKVNNKLTEANSTIQSLKDTLTQTESNMDSLSKQIEDDKALTTNLKNELELERSKMAEASLTIGSLEEALMKAENSLSVLQGEMVKAEVEKSTLSSKLNVCMEELAGSNGNSQSKSMEVIAHLDNLQMVLKDGGVISRVNEFLERKFRSLGDIDVIARDIMINFGEKGLAGEMENVTEDDSTVAKSLLSGLDDSVDTELENSQENTPDEDEISSSLRKITEGIKLRNKTLEKNFEVFSTSIDTLIAALMDNMTAARADVINVMGHNESLQEQVRSAEDILREKENTIAALETDLSSLMSVCSEAASELQLEVKNDLLELVQFQENYNGAETESAEHPQELLDVSEWSRRAKELSCAAEKACTTLKLFERTSNAAAVLIRDMEDRLKETSTALEKVVLERDVNQTKVSSSEAKVESTEALCKDLKLQLENLKAEEEKWHEKEVELSTLYNKLQVQEQEAKENLIPASDIRALFDKINGIEMPSVDQVNELDPQSVYDVKKLFAVVDSVTKMQHQISYGQKELNSTLAAKDLEIQGLKETAEANSTTEQELVKANKELSKVISGLEKLLGNDPVEDLDFSESWKLLQALEIKIASLILESESSKSKAQELGLKLVSSDKLVEKLSLKIKEFEDKLQSKAIQPDVVVHERSIFEAPRASSSSEISEIEDKGKKSISAVPTAAQVRMVRKASTDHLAINIDSESEHLMNHNEADEDKGHVFKSLNMSGLIPTQGKMIADRVDGIWVSGGRVLMSRPQARLGVMVYSLLLHLWLLASIL